A portion of the Leptospira kanakyensis genome contains these proteins:
- a CDS encoding efflux RND transporter permease subunit, which yields MIKDFIEQALKNRITTLVAAAVAVLFGLWAWIDIRKEAYSDIADTQVRLIAKFPGKAAVEVEERVTLPIERVLNAIPKVAVRRSRTINGLVVFQFVFEDGTDDYFARMRLMERVADADIPEDVHPALGPMSSPVGEIYRYVVESTENHTPMELRTIQDWIVMPKMLQIPGIADVVTFGGLPKQYHVVTSPDKLIRYKLTIGDVIRAIQENNLNTGGNLLLQGEQGFPIRSLGAIRDPKHIENIVVKTVNGVPVFIRDLGSVEISHPIPSGVLGYTIQNEDEGLIDVDSSVQGLVAMRRWGDPNEMGERIRAKVKEINENYLPDGVQLRNTYDRTDLVNYTLRTIGKTLVEGVVVVSLVLIFFIGSVRASLVVVATIPFAMLFAFLLMNITGIPASLLSLGAIDFGIIVDGAVIMVENIMRRYRDASPEEKAHGILAFTRDAASEVGTEILFSILIIILAYLPIFSFERIEGRLFKPMAFTISFAILGALIFAMAVIPVLMSIIYKTYFESKNPGPIEWHNPFYDWIEVRYKRIIEFIVDRSRKAVKYTFSVVTVFLAIGMFSLGTEFLPEMDEGGFNIRIFFPVGISLPEARKFMPKIRQTIYKNEQVSVVLSQLGRNDDGTDPLPPNRLEVLISLKDYNQWKEKITKQELLFRMRNDLEATLPGARVSFSQPIMDNLSEAIMGTIADLAVFVSGNDLKIMRGIGNEVLEEIKEMKGASEFGIEQEAESPQLTININREAAARFGINVIDIQQMIEAAIGMQRVSTLYEGPSDIPPKTPARFGIVVRFSKDYRASKQAIENMPIISPKGERIPLSQLADIEVIDGPTMIFRQEGRRVVTVRTNIRGRDQGGFVSELQKRVKKKIKLPDGYEIRFGGQYENLARVGKKLAIVIPITILIIFGVLYMLYRNLKYVYVALACIPLSLLGGIYALLFRGYYFNVSGGVGFISLFGIATMAGVLFVSRTNHLLIEEPDITTKAAVKKAAVIQLRPMLMTMLLALLGLIPATLGTGVGSDVQRPLATVIVGGLFSAMCLVLTILPSLYLVVVGERKPNAAEREEMSHKKHIPFLDFVSELSEEPLEEDDEEEKSPKNKKKPVKKKRKT from the coding sequence ATGATTAAAGATTTCATTGAACAAGCACTTAAAAATCGAATTACAACACTAGTAGCTGCAGCGGTTGCCGTACTTTTTGGACTTTGGGCATGGATCGATATACGAAAAGAAGCCTATTCTGACATTGCAGACACACAAGTTCGTCTCATCGCAAAATTTCCTGGTAAAGCAGCGGTGGAAGTGGAAGAACGTGTTACACTTCCCATAGAACGGGTATTAAATGCAATTCCAAAGGTAGCTGTAAGACGATCAAGAACCATTAACGGTCTCGTCGTATTTCAATTCGTATTCGAAGATGGGACTGATGATTATTTTGCTCGTATGCGACTTATGGAACGAGTTGCTGATGCAGACATTCCAGAAGATGTTCATCCTGCACTTGGACCAATGAGTTCACCCGTTGGTGAAATTTATCGTTATGTAGTGGAATCTACTGAAAACCACACACCGATGGAACTTCGAACCATCCAAGATTGGATTGTGATGCCGAAGATGTTACAGATTCCCGGTATTGCAGACGTAGTCACCTTTGGTGGACTACCAAAACAATACCATGTGGTTACCTCACCCGATAAGTTAATTCGTTATAAATTGACCATTGGCGATGTCATTAGAGCCATCCAAGAAAACAACTTAAACACCGGTGGAAATTTACTCCTACAAGGTGAACAAGGTTTTCCAATCCGTTCTCTTGGTGCCATCAGAGATCCGAAACATATTGAAAATATCGTAGTAAAAACAGTTAACGGAGTTCCAGTTTTTATTCGAGATTTAGGTTCGGTAGAAATTTCTCATCCAATTCCCAGCGGTGTTCTCGGTTATACCATTCAGAACGAAGATGAGGGACTCATCGATGTAGATTCGTCTGTGCAAGGTTTGGTGGCGATGCGCCGATGGGGTGATCCCAATGAAATGGGTGAACGAATTCGGGCAAAAGTAAAAGAAATCAATGAAAACTACTTACCAGACGGCGTCCAACTTAGAAATACTTACGATAGAACAGACTTAGTCAATTACACCCTCCGAACGATTGGTAAAACGTTAGTCGAAGGTGTTGTAGTAGTCAGTTTAGTTTTAATTTTCTTTATTGGAAGTGTTAGAGCTTCACTCGTAGTGGTTGCGACAATTCCATTTGCGATGTTGTTTGCATTTCTACTAATGAACATTACAGGAATTCCCGCAAGTTTGCTTTCACTAGGTGCCATTGACTTTGGAATCATTGTGGATGGTGCGGTCATCATGGTTGAAAATATCATGAGACGTTACAGAGATGCAAGCCCAGAAGAAAAAGCACATGGGATTCTCGCTTTTACTAGAGACGCTGCATCGGAAGTAGGAACAGAAATTCTATTTTCGATTTTAATCATTATCTTGGCTTACCTCCCAATTTTCTCTTTTGAAAGGATTGAAGGTCGGTTGTTTAAACCAATGGCTTTTACAATTTCCTTTGCAATCCTTGGAGCTTTAATTTTTGCGATGGCCGTGATTCCTGTACTCATGTCCATCATTTACAAAACTTATTTTGAGTCAAAAAATCCAGGGCCTATCGAATGGCATAATCCCTTTTATGATTGGATTGAAGTTCGTTACAAACGAATCATAGAGTTCATTGTAGATAGATCACGCAAAGCAGTAAAATATACATTCAGTGTTGTAACAGTTTTTCTTGCTATCGGTATGTTTTCACTAGGAACCGAATTTCTTCCAGAAATGGATGAAGGTGGATTTAACATTCGTATCTTTTTTCCAGTGGGTATTTCCCTTCCTGAAGCTAGGAAGTTTATGCCAAAGATAAGGCAGACCATTTATAAAAATGAACAGGTGAGTGTTGTCCTTTCTCAATTAGGTAGAAATGATGATGGAACAGATCCACTTCCACCAAACCGACTAGAGGTTCTAATTAGTTTAAAAGATTATAACCAATGGAAGGAAAAAATCACCAAACAAGAACTACTCTTTCGAATGAGAAATGATTTAGAAGCAACACTTCCTGGCGCAAGGGTCAGTTTTTCTCAACCTATTATGGACAACTTATCAGAAGCCATTATGGGTACAATTGCTGACTTAGCAGTTTTTGTTTCCGGTAACGATTTAAAAATTATGCGTGGAATCGGAAATGAAGTTCTAGAAGAAATTAAGGAAATGAAAGGTGCCAGTGAATTTGGGATTGAACAAGAAGCAGAAAGTCCACAGCTCACTATTAACATCAACAGAGAAGCAGCTGCTCGATTTGGAATCAATGTCATTGACATCCAACAGATGATCGAAGCTGCCATTGGAATGCAAAGAGTTAGTACTTTGTATGAAGGACCTTCTGACATCCCACCAAAAACACCAGCAAGGTTTGGAATTGTAGTACGATTTTCAAAAGACTACCGAGCATCCAAACAAGCGATCGAAAATATGCCGATCATTTCACCTAAAGGGGAAAGGATTCCATTATCACAATTAGCTGATATAGAAGTAATCGATGGACCAACTATGATTTTCAGGCAAGAAGGTCGTCGTGTAGTGACAGTTAGAACCAATATCCGTGGCCGTGACCAAGGAGGGTTTGTATCGGAACTTCAGAAACGTGTGAAGAAAAAAATCAAACTTCCAGATGGTTATGAAATTCGATTTGGTGGACAATACGAAAACTTAGCTCGCGTAGGTAAAAAGTTAGCTATTGTTATCCCAATCACGATTCTTATTATCTTCGGTGTTCTCTATATGTTGTATAGGAACCTCAAGTATGTATACGTTGCACTTGCGTGTATTCCTCTTTCATTACTCGGAGGAATTTATGCACTTCTTTTCAGAGGTTATTACTTCAACGTTTCTGGTGGTGTTGGATTTATCTCTTTATTTGGAATTGCAACAATGGCCGGAGTGTTATTCGTTTCGAGAACAAACCACCTATTGATTGAAGAACCGGACATCACAACGAAAGCTGCCGTAAAAAAAGCAGCGGTGATTCAGTTGCGACCAATGTTAATGACCATGTTACTTGCGTTGTTAGGTCTCATCCCTGCCACTTTGGGAACAGGAGTTGGATCTGACGTTCAAAGGCCGCTGGCAACTGTGATTGTAGGTGGACTTTTTTCAGCTATGTGCCTTGTATTAACCATCCTTCCATCTCTCTACTTGGTAGTCGTAGGCGAAAGAAAACCTAATGCTGCTGAACGCGAAGAGATGAGCCACAAAAAACACATCCCATTTCTAGACTTCGTAAGTGAACTCAGCGAAGAACCTCTGGAAGAAGATGATGAGGAAGAGAAATCACCGAAGAATAAAAAGAAACCGGTAAAGAAAAAAAGGAAAACTTAA
- the thiD gene encoding bifunctional hydroxymethylpyrimidine kinase/phosphomethylpyrimidine kinase: MIKNFPITLTVAGSDSGGGAGVQADLKTFSSLATFGTTTFTCLTAQNPDGVTGISEISPDFVSAQLKAVSSYFPVKAAKTGMLYSAKIIEVVAEFFYENPDIQLVVDPVMVATSGAKLLKDDAIDSLIKDLLPLAKLITPNLDEASLLLGEKIHQYDQLVPMAEKLFQKYQVPILLKGGHLPNATEATDVLFDGESSYLYSKPFLKGKNTHGTGCTYSAAITSFLAHGKNLPEAVGSAKEYLHLTLEDEIQTGSISHLNHFPEPTN, encoded by the coding sequence ATGATCAAAAATTTTCCCATTACTTTAACAGTTGCTGGATCCGATTCCGGAGGTGGGGCCGGGGTGCAAGCCGATCTCAAAACATTCTCCTCACTCGCAACTTTTGGAACCACAACCTTCACTTGTTTGACAGCTCAAAATCCTGATGGGGTCACTGGTATCTCCGAAATTTCACCAGACTTTGTATCCGCACAACTAAAAGCAGTTTCAAGTTACTTCCCCGTCAAAGCAGCAAAAACCGGAATGTTATACTCTGCCAAAATCATCGAAGTAGTTGCTGAATTTTTTTATGAGAACCCAGACATCCAACTGGTAGTGGATCCTGTGATGGTAGCAACCAGTGGAGCAAAATTACTCAAAGACGACGCAATTGATTCTTTAATCAAAGATTTGTTGCCACTTGCAAAACTCATCACACCTAACTTAGATGAGGCGTCACTACTCCTGGGTGAAAAAATCCACCAATATGACCAACTGGTTCCTATGGCAGAAAAATTATTCCAAAAGTATCAAGTGCCGATTCTTTTAAAAGGGGGGCATCTTCCAAATGCTACGGAAGCCACAGATGTTTTGTTTGATGGAGAATCCTCCTATCTATATTCAAAACCATTTTTGAAAGGTAAAAACACACATGGAACGGGTTGTACTTATTCCGCAGCCATCACATCCTTTTTAGCGCACGGAAAAAATCTGCCAGAAGCCGTTGGTTCGGCAAAAGAATACCTCCACTTAACATTAGAAGATGAAATCCAAACGGGTTCAATTTCCCATTTGAATCATTTTCCAGAACCAACTAATTAA
- a CDS encoding sigma-54-dependent Fis family transcriptional regulator produces the protein MSVKKFNPIQSIHEVATAMNSTQDPDGLLELILDRCIQICGVESGSLMLIDEKNGVLDAVTSRGMNQQLLRETKLKIGQGITGVAASTGKAKLVNDVSKDPDYIQVKEEIKSELVAPMIVEDDIIGVISLDSNRLNAFTAEMLEIVSVLAHQAGQIFKNLQTIRSLEQRTKIQATLIEISKVVSSTLDQNEVFDSIMVTMEKSLRLEKGSIVLFNKEEGLLRIVAASGLSPEEIDKGTYQPGEGITGKVFESGEPIIIESVASHPDFLNRVGYLSHFKHDPHNVSLLCAPILSEQTMLGVVNAFIVQNKHTDLKSFLDFLQVVASIISQSIKIQNLVEEAKKEISRENIQLKRELKNKYKFGSLIGKAASMEKMFEKIQLVADSRASVLITGESGTGKEMIANAIHYNSSRSENPFIKINCAAIPENLLESELFGHKKGSFTGAVTDKKGKFELADTGTIFLDEIGEMDLNLQSKLLRVLQEREIEAIGSTKAKKVDVRIIAATNAELEQLVAEKKFRADLFYRLNVVKINTPALRDRVEDIPLLMNHFLEKYTKDNNKVVKGISREASKLLLKYRWPGNVRELENVIERAVVLAQDEILSEEDFSDILSSLEDMPEHATEVTQLNHVESVSGAEPLDLGSGRLTPGQLDGLDGRAMEIVVSEVESRLIQYAMKKFRYTKTRVAKFLGINRNTLDKKIKELNIEY, from the coding sequence ATGAGCGTGAAAAAATTCAATCCGATCCAATCCATCCACGAAGTCGCAACTGCTATGAACTCTACCCAAGATCCAGATGGGCTCCTGGAACTCATTTTGGATCGTTGTATCCAAATTTGTGGAGTGGAATCTGGGTCTCTGATGCTCATCGATGAAAAAAACGGTGTTTTGGATGCCGTTACCTCTCGGGGGATGAACCAACAGCTTCTCCGTGAAACGAAACTAAAAATTGGCCAAGGGATTACCGGTGTGGCTGCCTCTACCGGAAAAGCGAAGTTAGTCAATGATGTTTCGAAAGATCCTGACTACATTCAGGTCAAAGAAGAAATTAAATCAGAGTTAGTTGCTCCGATGATTGTAGAAGATGATATCATTGGTGTCATCTCACTCGACTCCAACAGATTGAATGCATTCACAGCTGAGATGTTGGAAATTGTGAGTGTCCTAGCTCACCAGGCTGGACAGATCTTTAAAAACTTACAAACCATTCGTAGTTTGGAACAAAGAACTAAAATCCAAGCAACCCTGATTGAAATTTCCAAGGTAGTGAGTTCCACACTCGATCAAAATGAAGTTTTTGATTCCATTATGGTCACTATGGAAAAATCACTCCGATTGGAAAAAGGTAGCATTGTCTTATTTAATAAAGAAGAAGGATTACTTCGTATTGTTGCGGCTTCCGGTTTGTCTCCGGAAGAAATCGATAAAGGTACTTACCAACCTGGGGAAGGGATCACAGGAAAAGTCTTCGAATCGGGCGAACCGATTATCATTGAATCGGTGGCAAGCCATCCCGATTTTTTAAATCGAGTCGGATATCTTTCTCACTTTAAACATGACCCACATAACGTAAGTTTACTTTGTGCACCAATTCTTAGTGAACAAACGATGCTTGGTGTTGTGAATGCATTTATTGTTCAAAACAAACATACCGATCTAAAATCTTTTTTAGATTTTTTACAAGTAGTTGCTTCGATTATTTCTCAATCGATTAAAATTCAAAACTTGGTAGAAGAGGCTAAAAAAGAAATCTCTCGTGAAAATATCCAACTCAAACGAGAACTAAAGAATAAATATAAGTTTGGTTCTCTCATTGGCAAAGCAGCCAGTATGGAAAAGATGTTTGAAAAAATCCAACTGGTTGCCGATTCCAGAGCTTCTGTTTTGATTACGGGTGAATCAGGAACTGGTAAAGAGATGATTGCCAATGCCATTCATTACAATAGTTCTCGTTCCGAAAATCCATTCATCAAAATCAACTGTGCTGCCATTCCAGAAAACTTACTTGAGAGTGAACTTTTTGGGCATAAAAAAGGTTCTTTTACCGGTGCGGTAACTGATAAAAAAGGAAAGTTTGAGTTAGCAGATACAGGAACCATTTTCCTAGATGAAATTGGAGAAATGGATTTAAACTTACAATCTAAATTGTTGCGTGTGCTGCAAGAACGTGAAATTGAAGCGATTGGTTCTACTAAGGCAAAAAAAGTAGATGTAAGGATCATTGCGGCAACGAATGCGGAATTGGAACAATTGGTTGCAGAGAAAAAGTTTAGAGCCGATCTTTTTTATAGGTTGAATGTAGTAAAAATAAATACACCTGCTTTACGGGATCGTGTTGAAGACATTCCACTCCTTATGAATCACTTTTTAGAAAAATATACAAAAGATAATAACAAAGTGGTGAAAGGAATTTCAAGAGAAGCATCCAAACTACTTTTGAAATATCGTTGGCCAGGTAACGTTCGTGAGTTGGAAAATGTCATCGAAAGAGCGGTTGTACTTGCCCAAGATGAAATTTTAAGTGAAGAAGATTTTTCTGATATCCTTTCCAGTTTGGAAGATATGCCAGAACATGCAACAGAAGTGACCCAATTGAACCATGTAGAATCCGTATCTGGGGCTGAACCTCTAGATTTAGGATCTGGTCGATTGACACCGGGACAACTAGATGGTCTGGATGGTCGTGCTATGGAAATTGTTGTCAGCGAAGTGGAATCAAGACTCATCCAATATGCAATGAAAAAGTTCCGTTATACAAAAACTCGCGTCGCAAAGTTTTTGGGAATCAATCGAAACACTTTGGATAAAAAAATCAAAGAACTTAATATTGAATATTAA
- a CDS encoding porin produces MKQFLYLKLLFCICSLLFCFSVLYAEDTKPVTTETPTPTVQPQPPHPNPLPASLKFGAFVDTYYSHNRNHPITKERQFTTQAVRNDEFNINMGFVDAKWQEEKVRGRIALQFGTSVNTNYAPEANKDISSNQNSVKHIQEAYVGIKIAKDTWIDAGIYFGHIGHESWISSDNWNYTRALALDYVPYYSSGARLTTKITDKFQFQFHVMNGWQNITDQNKDKSLGTQFKYSFTQNFTLIANQFAGNEAPDFERKQTRFYNNTILEWKALDWLSFAVSGDVGAQKAKESFQYEPWWKEINPVLGIYTNRESNVYNQWYHGTFWTSFRYEDLYRLSFRVERFYDPKQVMATTYTRNGFMTNGYTMTFDFLEWNPGLVRFEVVQRESMDPVFATDNNKQTRVERLFIAAASVRY; encoded by the coding sequence ATGAAACAATTTTTGTATTTAAAACTTCTTTTTTGTATTTGTTCGTTGTTATTTTGTTTCTCGGTTTTATATGCTGAGGATACAAAACCTGTAACTACAGAAACTCCGACACCAACGGTACAACCACAACCACCGCATCCAAATCCACTTCCCGCCAGTTTAAAGTTTGGTGCTTTTGTTGATACTTACTACTCACACAATCGCAACCATCCAATTACGAAGGAACGTCAATTTACAACGCAAGCAGTTCGTAACGATGAATTTAACATCAACATGGGATTTGTAGATGCCAAGTGGCAAGAAGAGAAGGTGAGGGGTCGGATTGCTTTACAATTTGGAACTTCGGTAAACACAAATTATGCTCCTGAGGCGAACAAAGATATAAGTTCTAATCAAAATTCAGTGAAACATATCCAAGAAGCCTATGTTGGTATCAAAATCGCAAAAGATACTTGGATTGATGCTGGAATTTATTTTGGTCATATCGGACATGAATCTTGGATATCTTCAGACAATTGGAATTATACGAGAGCACTCGCACTTGATTACGTACCTTATTATTCTTCAGGAGCGAGGTTAACCACAAAAATAACAGATAAGTTCCAATTCCAATTCCATGTAATGAATGGTTGGCAAAACATCACCGACCAAAACAAAGATAAATCGCTAGGAACTCAGTTCAAATATTCGTTCACTCAAAATTTTACATTAATCGCAAATCAGTTTGCCGGAAATGAAGCTCCTGACTTTGAACGTAAACAAACAAGGTTTTATAATAATACAATTTTAGAATGGAAGGCATTGGACTGGTTGTCCTTTGCTGTGTCTGGAGATGTGGGAGCACAAAAAGCAAAAGAATCTTTTCAGTATGAACCTTGGTGGAAAGAAATAAATCCTGTTTTAGGAATTTATACAAATAGAGAATCCAATGTTTATAACCAATGGTATCATGGAACTTTTTGGACTAGCTTTCGTTATGAGGATTTGTATCGACTCAGTTTTCGTGTAGAAAGATTTTATGATCCAAAACAAGTGATGGCTACTACTTACACACGAAATGGATTTATGACTAACGGTTATACAATGACTTTTGATTTTTTAGAATGGAATCCTGGCCTCGTTCGTTTTGAGGTGGTGCAAAGAGAATCGATGGATCCAGTATTTGCCACGGATAATAATAAACAAACTCGTGTAGAAAGGTTGTTTATCGCAGCAGCATCGGTCAGGTATTAA
- a CDS encoding DUF455 family protein — translation MKISQYAKHLLLAPNLEDKLMPPSRRWDEETDFTPIRIESPGRSSNLLFSDKKVKIPRLEHLNLISNRGLSLHHFANHELMAIELFAWALLAFPSAPKSVRNGFLKTIEEEQTHLKLYLDRMREFGVNFGDLPLNYIFWKQLGQFGTLESFAAVMSVSFEGANLDYAQVYAQVFSYFGDNVTSEIMLTIFEDEIKHVKRGLRAFEHSVPENKNHWEHYLSLIQFPFTPRRAKGYLYLPETRALAGMNPEFIRSLGSYEDEYTGRVNLESVKKFGLGETILRKNRLDSHLPKV, via the coding sequence ATGAAAATTTCCCAATACGCAAAACATTTGTTACTCGCTCCTAATTTGGAAGATAAACTAATGCCTCCCAGTAGGCGTTGGGATGAGGAAACGGATTTTACACCCATACGGATTGAATCTCCCGGCCGTTCTTCTAATCTCTTGTTTTCGGATAAAAAAGTAAAAATCCCTCGTTTGGAACACCTAAATTTAATATCCAATCGTGGACTTAGCCTTCATCATTTTGCAAATCATGAACTTATGGCCATTGAGTTGTTTGCTTGGGCATTACTCGCTTTTCCATCTGCACCCAAATCAGTTCGAAACGGATTTCTAAAGACAATCGAAGAAGAACAAACACATTTAAAGTTATACTTAGATCGTATGAGAGAGTTCGGAGTTAATTTCGGCGACCTTCCATTGAATTATATTTTTTGGAAACAACTTGGACAGTTTGGTACTTTGGAATCTTTTGCTGCAGTGATGTCTGTTTCTTTTGAGGGTGCAAATTTAGATTATGCGCAAGTTTATGCACAAGTTTTTTCATACTTTGGTGACAACGTAACATCTGAAATCATGCTCACCATTTTTGAAGATGAAATCAAACATGTGAAAAGAGGTCTTCGTGCCTTCGAACATTCTGTCCCTGAGAATAAAAATCATTGGGAACATTACCTTTCTCTCATTCAATTTCCATTTACTCCTAGAAGAGCGAAGGGTTATTTATATTTACCAGAAACGAGAGCACTAGCGGGTATGAATCCTGAGTTCATTCGTTCTCTTGGAAGTTATGAAGATGAGTATACTGGTAGAGTCAACCTAGAATCTGTGAAAAAATTCGGACTGGGAGAGACCATCCTTCGTAAAAACAGACTTGATTCTCATTTGCCTAAGGTTTAG
- a CDS encoding MGMT family protein, with translation MKSPKTKSTNFYDSVYAVVKKIPKGKVTTYGHIALLLGNPRAARAVGYALNALKKEMEQKIPWQRVINAQGKISFRGDILRADLQKKILQSEGVSFDLNDDTLNFDKYGWFP, from the coding sequence ATGAAGAGTCCTAAAACTAAAAGTACGAATTTTTACGATTCCGTGTATGCGGTCGTAAAAAAAATCCCCAAAGGTAAAGTTACCACCTATGGACATATCGCTTTACTTCTAGGAAATCCAAGAGCAGCAAGGGCCGTTGGTTATGCTCTCAACGCTCTGAAAAAAGAAATGGAACAAAAGATCCCTTGGCAAAGAGTCATCAACGCCCAAGGGAAAATTTCCTTTCGCGGAGATATTTTACGAGCCGACCTTCAAAAAAAAATCCTACAATCAGAAGGTGTTTCCTTTGATCTAAACGATGATACATTGAATTTTGACAAGTACGGGTGGTTCCCATAA
- a CDS encoding ATP-binding protein — protein MNSEFPAPITKLFDLALARMGNKLPELWAENKTQFLISYSGGKDSSILVLFWKYLVEKFRIQTPTLFYLSHGIRSIETEEKELFQFLESTNFPFRFVKKKSQIFL, from the coding sequence ATGAATTCGGAATTTCCCGCTCCAATCACAAAACTATTTGATTTGGCGCTCGCCCGAATGGGGAACAAACTCCCTGAACTTTGGGCAGAAAACAAAACTCAGTTTCTCATCTCCTATTCCGGAGGAAAGGATTCCTCTATTTTAGTTTTGTTTTGGAAATATCTCGTGGAAAAATTCAGGATCCAAACTCCGACTTTGTTTTATTTGTCTCACGGCATTCGTTCGATTGAAACCGAAGAAAAAGAATTATTCCAATTTTTAGAATCTACCAACTTTCCTTTTCGTTTTGTAAAAAAAAAATCCCAAATCTTTCTCTGA
- a CDS encoding GAF domain-containing SpoIIE family protein phosphatase, producing the protein MEDRICLLCAEPQLPNGLTKNGRFFCQTCNREWILEKRKIPRIGKNILSSQEKTEFLLDNLSLFNSSIDLEDLMQRFTELISVRLKRDKVAVFITNLELGEIKLAYYSTKQKNLQRAIKRITLDYDLSYGILIESLAKGEPCFYKFSEQTHPFYEFYSKLTGTKSQLVIPILYAGTAVGMVTIDYEEEDDSYFEEHQEILQIVVGQFAVSLRNSLLFSKSENQSKNFQSLHTAALTLSQLYLNNHDEMVRMILLTLSGIVESSLTCLVENQTGSSKAKIFKLHRDLENQQIQTKTETIDIQKINSLLQTKETITVDPITDLNFEVIGIEGKESMVFPLTLENGTRCVFILTKQNSRFPHDEIEALNAFVSLARITMENSNLYQNLSNKERLEKEIEIAKEIQSTLLPRKAPEAEGFSFGGFMVPARGIGGDYYDFILSPNRNELFICIGDVSGKGVAAGLVMATVRTILHSLVRVKDSPWEILNDINNYLYASYKEAITPRYMSMILLRWNLITGEVQFSGAGHGNFYHYHADSKSLSVIETEGVILGIQPDISRFRNESKLRFDSGDTILLYTDGVTEARNAEETEFSEPKLKSSFLSWISLEPKNILEKIYSELKEFVKEQEQHDDITMVAVRKI; encoded by the coding sequence ATGGAAGACCGAATCTGTTTGCTCTGCGCGGAGCCGCAACTCCCGAATGGGCTCACAAAAAATGGACGTTTTTTTTGCCAGACCTGTAACCGTGAATGGATTCTCGAAAAACGTAAAATTCCTCGTATTGGGAAAAACATCCTCTCCTCCCAAGAGAAAACGGAATTCCTCTTAGATAATCTTTCTCTATTCAACTCAAGTATAGATTTGGAAGATTTGATGCAAAGATTTACCGAACTTATCTCTGTTCGTTTGAAACGAGATAAGGTTGCCGTATTCATCACCAACCTAGAGTTAGGTGAAATTAAATTAGCATATTATTCCACCAAACAAAAAAACTTACAACGTGCGATCAAAAGAATTACCTTAGATTATGATTTAAGTTATGGGATTTTGATTGAATCCTTGGCTAAGGGAGAACCTTGTTTTTATAAATTCTCTGAACAAACCCATCCATTTTATGAATTTTATTCTAAACTCACAGGAACCAAATCCCAACTTGTGATTCCAATACTTTATGCGGGAACTGCTGTAGGAATGGTAACCATTGATTATGAAGAAGAAGATGATTCCTACTTTGAAGAGCATCAGGAAATTTTACAGATTGTAGTAGGTCAATTTGCAGTATCACTTCGAAATTCTCTTTTATTTTCTAAATCCGAAAACCAATCTAAAAACTTTCAAAGTTTACATACAGCGGCTCTCACTTTAAGCCAATTGTATTTAAACAACCATGACGAAATGGTTCGGATGATCCTTTTGACTTTGTCCGGAATTGTAGAATCTTCACTAACTTGTTTGGTGGAAAATCAAACGGGTTCTTCAAAGGCAAAAATATTCAAACTCCATCGCGATTTAGAAAACCAACAAATCCAAACAAAAACTGAAACCATAGACATACAAAAAATTAACTCACTCTTACAAACAAAAGAAACCATTACCGTTGATCCCATCACTGACCTCAACTTTGAAGTAATAGGAATCGAAGGAAAAGAATCCATGGTGTTTCCTTTGACTTTGGAAAATGGAACTCGTTGTGTATTCATTCTAACCAAACAAAATAGTAGATTCCCACATGATGAAATTGAGGCGTTGAATGCCTTTGTTTCCTTAGCCAGAATCACGATGGAAAATTCCAACTTATACCAAAACCTTTCCAATAAAGAAAGATTGGAAAAAGAAATTGAAATCGCAAAAGAAATTCAAAGTACACTTCTTCCTAGAAAAGCTCCTGAAGCAGAGGGTTTTTCTTTCGGTGGTTTTATGGTGCCTGCTCGTGGCATTGGAGGGGATTATTACGATTTCATCCTATCACCTAACAGAAACGAACTTTTTATTTGTATTGGAGATGTCAGTGGGAAGGGAGTGGCGGCAGGCCTTGTAATGGCAACTGTCAGAACCATTTTACATTCGCTTGTCCGAGTTAAAGATTCTCCTTGGGAAATTTTAAATGACATCAATAATTATCTTTATGCCAGTTATAAAGAAGCCATCACCCCAAGGTATATGAGTATGATTTTACTAAGATGGAACCTGATTACAGGGGAGGTACAATTCTCAGGTGCCGGTCATGGAAATTTTTACCATTACCATGCAGATTCCAAATCTCTCTCTGTGATCGAAACAGAAGGTGTCATTTTAGGAATCCAACCCGATATTTCCAGATTTCGGAATGAGTCCAAGTTGCGATTTGATTCCGGTGACACTATATTACTTTACACTGATGGAGTCACAGAGGCACGAAATGCAGAAGAAACTGAGTTTAGCGAACCAAAACTCAAATCTAGTTTTCTTTCTTGGATCAGTTTAGAGCCAAAAAACATTCTCGAGAAGATCTATTCAGAATTAAAAGAATTTGTCAAAGAACAGGAACAACACGATGATATCACTATGGTGGCAGTAAGGAAGATATGA